A portion of the Blattabacterium clevelandi genome contains these proteins:
- the murI gene encoding glutamate racemase, translating to MRISPYSPIGIFDSGIGGILIAKEIKTYMPNECIIYFGDTKNMPYGNKSKDFIRNNSIKIVSFLYKKKCKAIVIACNSITSNALDLIKKNFYKKILIFNVIDPIVKNKIFLSSKRIGIMATPATIHSNFYHKKIKKCFPHLDITQISTPLLATIIENGFEKIKINSIIKYYLNHLKSIDTLLLACTHYLFLKKKIDNFYHGKVRLIDIQKIVVQEIKNKLFENNLLCIHPKKWNNTIFYTSSSISPFFKEQVRIHFGEKILFKKHILNFF from the coding sequence ATGAGAATAAGTCCTTATTCTCCGATAGGAATATTTGATTCTGGTATCGGAGGAATTCTTATAGCTAAAGAAATTAAAACCTATATGCCTAATGAATGTATTATTTATTTTGGAGATACTAAAAATATGCCTTATGGAAATAAGTCAAAAGATTTTATTAGAAATAATTCTATAAAAATTGTTTCTTTCCTTTATAAAAAGAAATGTAAAGCCATAGTCATAGCTTGTAATTCTATAACTTCTAATGCTTTAGATTTAATTAAAAAAAATTTTTATAAAAAAATATTAATATTCAATGTTATAGATCCCATAGTAAAAAATAAAATATTTCTTTCTTCTAAAAGAATAGGAATAATGGCAACTCCTGCTACCATACATTCCAATTTTTATCATAAAAAAATTAAAAAATGTTTTCCTCATTTAGATATTACCCAAATATCTACGCCTTTATTAGCTACAATAATTGAAAATGGATTTGAAAAAATCAAGATTAATTCCATCATAAAATATTATTTGAATCATCTAAAATCAATAGATACGCTATTATTAGCTTGTACTCATTACTTATTTTTAAAAAAAAAAATAGATAATTTTTATCATGGTAAAGTTCGTTTAATAGATATACAAAAAATTGTAGTTCAGGAAATAAAAAATAAATTATTTGAAAATAATTTATTATGCATTCATCCCAAAAAATGGAATAATACAATTTTTTATACATCTAGTTCTATTTCTCCATTTTTTAAAGAACAAGTTCGAATTCATTTTGGAGAAAAAATTTTATTTAAAAAACATATTCTTAATTTTTTCTAA
- a CDS encoding NADP-dependent malic enzyme, translating to MRKDINNLREESLNYHSKFPSGKIQISPTKKYNSPKYLSLAYSPGVAEPCKEIARFSKEVYKYTSKGNLVAVITNGTAVLGLGNIGALASKPVMEGKAILFKIFSGIDVFDIEINESDPEKFIKVVKAISPTFGGINLEDIKAPEAFEIERRLKSELNIPVMHDDQHGTAIISGAALLNSITYVGKKIHNIKMVINGAGAAAISCARIYKNLGVKSKNILMFDSKGLLHISRKDLNKEKKEFAVNTSFTKNLEEAIKNSDVFIGLSIGGILTPDMLKNMAKDPIVFAMANPDPEIDYNLAIKVRPDVIIATGRSDYPNQVNNVLGFPYIFRGALDVHASIINDEMKLAAIHAIASLAKEPVPEQVNIVYNKKNISFGKEYIIPKPFDNRLITRVAPAVAKAAMDSGVAKNPILDWKKYQEKLLDRMGYENKIIRMIQNRARTNPKKVVFCNGEEYEILKSVQILNEDGIISIPIVLGNENRIKRLIDTNNLNVKLQIIDPEKEDNIKKVEHYAQILWKRRNRKGLTLYEAKILMRTNDHFGAMMVDQGEADAVITGYTRNFSLSLRTLLEVIGRSDSIHKTAGMIILLTKRGPLFLADTSVISNPTSEELVRIALMASYVVKGFDIEPHIAMLSFQNFSSNSKTSSKVSQAVAFLHKKYPDLIVDGELQPDFALNEFLLASKFPFSKLMKKKANIFIFPNLESGNMTYKFIRGLGNMPIIGPLILGMRKTAHIMQMQSSIEEIVNLATLCVIDAQFRKN from the coding sequence ATGAGAAAAGACATAAATAATCTTCGTGAAGAATCTTTAAATTATCATAGTAAATTTCCTTCTGGAAAGATACAAATATCTCCAACAAAAAAATACAATAGTCCAAAATATTTATCTCTAGCATATTCTCCAGGAGTAGCAGAGCCTTGTAAAGAAATAGCACGATTTTCTAAGGAAGTATATAAATATACATCTAAAGGTAATCTAGTCGCTGTTATTACTAATGGAACTGCTGTTTTAGGTCTTGGAAATATTGGTGCATTGGCTTCTAAACCTGTAATGGAAGGAAAAGCAATTTTATTTAAAATATTTTCTGGTATTGATGTATTTGATATAGAAATTAATGAATCTGATCCAGAAAAATTTATAAAGGTTGTAAAAGCTATTTCTCCAACTTTTGGAGGAATAAATTTAGAAGATATAAAAGCACCAGAAGCATTTGAAATAGAACGAAGACTTAAATCTGAATTAAATATACCAGTAATGCATGATGATCAACATGGAACGGCTATTATTTCAGGAGCTGCTTTACTTAATTCTATCACTTATGTTGGAAAAAAAATACATAATATAAAAATGGTAATTAATGGAGCAGGAGCTGCTGCTATTTCTTGTGCAAGAATTTATAAAAATCTTGGGGTAAAATCTAAAAATATCCTTATGTTCGATAGTAAAGGATTATTACATATTTCCCGAAAAGACTTAAATAAAGAAAAAAAAGAATTTGCAGTAAATACTTCATTTACTAAAAATTTAGAAGAAGCAATTAAAAATTCGGATGTTTTTATAGGTTTATCCATAGGTGGAATATTAACTCCAGATATGTTAAAAAATATGGCGAAGGATCCAATTGTATTTGCTATGGCAAATCCAGATCCTGAAATTGATTATAACTTAGCCATAAAAGTTAGACCAGATGTTATTATAGCTACAGGTAGAAGTGATTATCCTAATCAGGTAAATAATGTATTAGGATTTCCTTATATTTTTAGAGGGGCATTAGATGTTCATGCAAGTATTATCAATGATGAAATGAAATTAGCAGCTATTCATGCTATTGCTTCTTTAGCAAAAGAACCTGTTCCAGAACAAGTTAATATTGTTTATAATAAAAAAAATATTTCTTTTGGAAAAGAATACATTATTCCAAAACCTTTTGATAATCGGTTAATTACTCGTGTAGCACCTGCTGTAGCTAAAGCAGCGATGGATTCTGGAGTAGCGAAAAATCCTATTTTAGATTGGAAAAAATATCAAGAAAAACTGCTAGATAGAATGGGATATGAAAACAAAATTATCAGAATGATTCAAAATAGAGCACGTACAAATCCTAAAAAAGTTGTTTTTTGTAATGGAGAAGAATATGAAATTCTTAAATCGGTTCAAATTCTTAATGAAGATGGAATTATTTCTATTCCCATTGTTTTAGGAAATGAAAATCGTATAAAACGTTTAATAGATACAAATAATTTAAATGTAAAATTACAAATTATAGATCCTGAAAAAGAAGATAATATAAAAAAAGTAGAACATTATGCTCAAATACTTTGGAAAAGAAGGAATAGAAAAGGATTAACTTTATATGAAGCAAAAATACTAATGCGTACAAATGATCATTTTGGAGCAATGATGGTAGACCAAGGAGAAGCGGATGCCGTTATAACAGGATATACTAGAAATTTTTCATTAAGTTTACGAACTTTATTAGAGGTTATCGGAAGATCAGATTCTATTCATAAAACAGCAGGAATGATTATTTTGTTAACTAAACGTGGTCCTTTATTTCTAGCAGATACTTCCGTAATTTCAAATCCAACTAGTGAAGAGTTAGTAAGAATTGCTCTTATGGCATCTTATGTAGTTAAAGGTTTTGATATTGAACCTCATATAGCAATGTTATCCTTTCAAAATTTTTCATCAAATTCAAAAACTTCTTCTAAAGTATCTCAAGCAGTAGCCTTTTTACATAAAAAATATCCTGATTTAATAGTAGATGGAGAATTACAACCTGATTTTGCATTAAATGAATTTTTATTGGCTAGTAAATTTCCTTTTTCCAAACTTATGAAAAAAAAAGCAAATATTTTTATATTTCCAAATCTTGAATCCGGAAATATGACTTATAAGTTTATTAGAGGATTAGGAAATATGCCAATTATTGGACCTTTAATATTAGGCATGCGTAAAACAGCACATATCATGCAAATGCAATCAAGTATAGAAGAAATTGTAAATCTTGCAACTTTATGCGTAATAGATGCACAATTTAGAAAAAATTAA
- a CDS encoding FixH family protein translates to MRIKFSWETSIILSFSFFIIFIIYIAFFFPHVGSQLVSDRYYEEEIKYQEILNEKKNVLKLPNKIKIFILSSGIRIIFPEVLDNIYGFFTLLRFSSKYLDVNRSFKILRSSSKILFIPKKNLKKGCYKLIIRWKSDQKKYFFEKNLFW, encoded by the coding sequence ATGAGAATTAAATTTAGCTGGGAAACAAGTATTATATTATCTTTTTCTTTTTTTATCATTTTTATCATTTATATTGCGTTTTTCTTTCCTCATGTAGGTAGTCAGCTTGTATCCGATAGGTATTATGAAGAAGAAATAAAATATCAAGAAATTCTCAATGAAAAAAAAAATGTATTAAAACTTCCTAATAAAATTAAAATATTCATCTTATCTTCTGGAATTAGAATTATCTTTCCAGAAGTTTTAGATAATATTTATGGTTTTTTTACTTTATTAAGATTTTCATCTAAATATTTAGATGTGAATCGGTCTTTTAAAATTTTGAGATCTTCAAGTAAAATATTATTTATTCCTAAAAAAAATTTGAAAAAAGGATGTTATAAACTTATAATTAGATGGAAATCTGATCAAAAAAAATATTTTTTTGAAAAAAATTTATTTTGGTGA
- a CDS encoding cbb3-type cytochrome c oxidase N-terminal domain-containing protein: MRSKIPSFIIIPFFLSVIIFILYIFFGIDHRSYIVNPITIFFFIIITILLFILDSINNLIYRRKLKFLTEEERRKIFEEDEGNYFYRFYKFLFHDSKKMNQGVKKIDHGFDGILELDNKLPMWWVHLFYTTIFFSAIYFFSYLFMDFSNPYKEYEIAYKNQLREIDIFEKKKPQVTIENAFFNPKFIDSGKALFEENCSTCHQSDGSGNIGPNLTDDYWINIIEKDLFKNIFSIIWYGSKNNPTMRAFGQSGEIKGNDIHKISSYVYFINIQSKKPIKYKAPQGKKNMDWNKI, translated from the coding sequence ATGAGATCAAAAATTCCTTCTTTTATTATTATTCCTTTTTTTTTATCCGTTATAATATTCATTCTCTATATTTTTTTCGGAATAGATCATCGTTCGTACATAGTTAATCCAATAACTATATTCTTTTTTATTATTATAACAATATTATTGTTTATTTTAGATTCTATTAATAATTTAATTTATCGAAGAAAATTAAAATTTCTTACAGAAGAAGAAAGACGTAAAATTTTTGAAGAAGATGAAGGAAATTATTTTTATAGATTCTATAAATTTTTATTTCATGATTCCAAAAAAATGAATCAAGGGGTAAAAAAAATAGATCATGGATTTGATGGAATTCTAGAATTAGATAATAAATTACCAATGTGGTGGGTTCATCTTTTTTATACTACAATTTTTTTTTCCGCAATTTATTTTTTTTCTTATTTATTCATGGATTTTTCTAATCCTTATAAAGAATATGAAATAGCTTATAAAAATCAGTTAAGAGAAATAGATATTTTTGAGAAAAAAAAGCCACAAGTAACTATAGAAAATGCTTTTTTTAATCCAAAATTTATTGATAGTGGAAAAGCTCTTTTTGAAGAAAATTGTTCTACTTGTCACCAATCTGATGGTAGTGGAAATATAGGCCCTAATTTAACAGATGATTACTGGATAAATATAATAGAAAAAGATTTATTTAAGAATATATTTTCTATTATTTGGTATGGAAGTAAAAATAATCCTACTATGCGTGCTTTTGGTCAATCAGGGGAAATTAAAGGAAATGATATTCATAAAATATCTAGTTATGTTTATTTTATAAACATACAATCAAAAAAACCTATAAAATACAAAGCACCTCAAGGAAAAAAAAATATGGATTGGAATAAAATTTAA
- a CDS encoding cytochrome oxidase → MINFFKQNFITEKYIGIFQSIMLILFFIAFLFILFLVFVKSSKYYKEVSIIPLEGKK, encoded by the coding sequence ATGATAAATTTTTTTAAACAAAATTTTATAACAGAAAAATATATAGGAATATTTCAATCTATTATGTTAATTTTATTTTTTATCGCTTTTTTATTTATTTTATTTTTGGTTTTTGTAAAATCTTCAAAATATTATAAAGAGGTAAGTATAATTCCTTTAGAAGGAAAAAAATAA
- the ccoN gene encoding cytochrome-c oxidase, cbb3-type subunit I → MKIETYYYNNRIVKAFLYATIFWAIIGFFAGLVISLLLFYPELPDFILGSKLKNSQGIFGFGRWRMLHTSTVVFAFVGNIIFTGSYYSLQRLLKTRIFSDNLSWIHFWGWQIFILSTWITFLLGINTSKEYSEHEWPIDIGIFFIWMIYGINMIGSILKRKIKHLYVSIWFFLGTWVAVAMLHIFNNLELPIDILTFKSYSIYAGVQDALMQWWYGHNAVAFILTTPILGLMYYFVPKASNQPIFSYKLSIIHFWSLIFIYIWAGPHHLMYTSLPNWAQILGTIFSIMLIAPSWGGMLNGLLTLRGDWNKVKKDPILKFFTVGIVCYGMATFEGPMLATKKLNSIAHFTDWVIAHVHLGTLGWNGFMAFGIIYWLTKKLWNTKLYSTLLANIHFWFGIFGIIFYIFPLYFGSLLQSEMWKKFNPDGTLVYKNFLDTVISIIPFYKIRFIGGIIYFLGFIMMIYNIFKTIQKGYFINNEEFQLISLHENENKIEKKEKFHNWLEQKPIQFAILSFIAVAIGGIIEIIPTLVIKSNIPTIDNVKPYKALELEGRDLFVREGCNSCHSAQVRPFRDEVVRYGEYSKAGEFIYDHPFLWGSKRTGPDLAREGGKNPSSWHFNHMHNPRSTSPKSIMPRYPWLIYNELDRSNTEKKIKAMVKLGVPYTLEYMKYIYQDMDTQARKIVSDIYQEYPSLKKEIDQQRKIEKEKFIPLEKREIIALISYLQRLGTDIKS, encoded by the coding sequence ATGAAAATAGAAACATACTACTACAATAATCGTATTGTAAAAGCATTTCTATATGCTACCATATTTTGGGCTATTATTGGATTTTTTGCCGGATTAGTTATTTCTCTCTTATTATTTTATCCTGAATTACCTGATTTTATATTAGGAAGTAAACTGAAAAATTCCCAAGGAATATTTGGATTTGGGCGTTGGAGAATGTTACATACTAGTACAGTAGTATTTGCTTTTGTTGGAAATATTATTTTCACAGGATCTTACTATTCTTTACAACGATTATTAAAAACTAGAATATTTAGTGATAATCTTAGTTGGATTCACTTTTGGGGATGGCAAATTTTTATTCTTTCTACTTGGATAACTTTTTTATTGGGAATAAATACTAGTAAGGAATATTCGGAACATGAATGGCCTATAGATATAGGAATTTTTTTTATTTGGATGATTTATGGAATCAATATGATAGGAAGTATTTTAAAAAGAAAAATTAAACATTTATATGTCAGTATTTGGTTTTTTTTAGGAACATGGGTTGCCGTAGCTATGTTACACATTTTTAATAATCTTGAATTACCTATTGATATTCTAACTTTTAAAAGTTATTCTATATATGCTGGAGTTCAAGATGCTTTAATGCAATGGTGGTATGGACATAATGCTGTAGCATTTATTTTAACTACTCCTATACTTGGATTAATGTATTATTTTGTTCCAAAAGCATCTAATCAACCCATTTTTTCCTATAAACTTTCCATTATTCATTTTTGGTCTTTAATATTTATCTATATATGGGCTGGTCCACATCATCTTATGTATACATCTCTTCCTAATTGGGCTCAAATTTTAGGTACTATTTTTTCTATTATGCTAATTGCTCCTTCTTGGGGTGGTATGTTAAATGGATTATTGACCTTAAGAGGAGATTGGAATAAAGTAAAAAAGGATCCTATTTTAAAATTTTTTACAGTAGGAATTGTTTGTTATGGAATGGCTACTTTTGAAGGGCCTATGTTAGCAACTAAAAAACTAAATTCAATTGCTCATTTTACAGATTGGGTAATTGCTCATGTTCATTTAGGAACTTTAGGTTGGAATGGATTCATGGCTTTTGGAATAATCTATTGGTTAACAAAAAAATTATGGAATACTAAATTATATTCTACATTATTAGCAAATATTCACTTTTGGTTTGGAATATTTGGGATAATATTTTATATTTTTCCACTTTATTTCGGATCTTTATTACAATCTGAAATGTGGAAAAAATTTAATCCTGATGGGACTCTAGTATACAAAAATTTTTTGGATACCGTTATATCTATTATTCCTTTTTATAAAATAAGATTTATTGGTGGAATCATTTATTTTTTAGGTTTTATTATGATGATTTATAATATTTTTAAAACCATACAAAAAGGGTATTTTATTAATAATGAAGAATTTCAATTAATTTCATTGCATGAAAATGAAAATAAAATAGAAAAAAAGGAAAAATTTCATAATTGGTTAGAACAAAAGCCTATACAATTTGCTATTCTTTCTTTTATAGCTGTAGCTATTGGGGGGATAATAGAAATAATTCCTACTTTAGTGATAAAGTCTAATATTCCCACTATTGATAATGTAAAACCTTATAAGGCACTTGAATTAGAAGGTAGGGATTTATTTGTCAGAGAAGGATGTAATTCCTGTCATAGTGCTCAAGTTCGGCCTTTTAGAGATGAGGTAGTTCGTTATGGAGAATATTCTAAAGCAGGAGAATTCATATATGATCATCCATTTCTTTGGGGGTCTAAAAGGACAGGTCCTGATTTAGCTAGAGAAGGTGGAAAAAATCCTAGTTCATGGCATTTTAATCATATGCATAATCCTCGTTCTACTTCTCCTAAATCTATTATGCCAAGATATCCTTGGCTTATTTATAATGAATTGGATAGATCTAATACAGAAAAGAAAATAAAAGCTATGGTCAAATTAGGGGTTCCATATACTTTGGAATATATGAAATATATATATCAGGATATGGATACTCAAGCAAGAAAAATTGTATCTGATATTTATCAGGAATATCCAAGTTTAAAAAAAGAAATAGATCAACAGAGGAAAATAGAAAAAGAAAAATTTATTCCTTTGGAAAAAAGAGAAATCATAGCTCTAATTTCTTATTTACAACGTTTAGGTACGGATATTAAATCTTAA
- the ccoS gene encoding cbb3-type cytochrome oxidase assembly protein CcoS, with the protein MDILIIMILSSISLGAIFLIIFLISLYYGQFDNYESHKIRILIDDHKKKNNNSILL; encoded by the coding sequence ATGGATATATTAATTATAATGATATTATCTAGTATTTCTTTAGGAGCTATTTTTCTTATAATTTTTTTAATCAGTCTTTATTATGGTCAATTTGATAATTATGAATCTCATAAAATTAGAATTTTAATAGATGATCATAAAAAAAAAAATAATAATTCTATATTATTATGA
- a CDS encoding heavy metal translocating P-type ATPase: MKRNENFKFLDDEKIAEKIIDFKDKNITSVRFFIPSIHCSSCIMILENLSNIHKNIIESTVDFPSKIVRIIFNHSVLKLSYLAIILEKIGYKPSINFEFLENKNKKKIFDRKLIGKLAISFFCFGNIMLLAIPEYVGSHEDIWFLENRNFFRYLMLILSLPIVLFSFTDHIKYAILGLKKHIFNMDIPISIGILVLFSWSCYEVFFDLGSGYFDSLSGFSFFLLISKIFQIHTHNKIFSFEKSYKFFYPISISKIKKNNKEENILLFSLKKGDHIIIRNEEIIPVDSILIKGSALLDNSFITGESYLISKKIGERIYAGSKQKGEAIYLKVIKDVDQSYLSLLWNNKKFRKNKKFFHLNSITNKFSQYFTPIVLIISIITGIYWYFINVSKIFQTVFSVLIITCPCAVVLSTPFILGNFIRIFSKKGFYIKDISTMERIANISTLIFDKTGTITDQNKDKIFFIGPYLKFKEKKIISSLLRNSIHPLSKKIFSELSIHQFYPIKKFREIIGYGMEGIINKVPVKIGSSKYIGVTINNSQGTSVAISINKKFIGYFLFRNYYRKGIKKIFQNLKKKYKIIILSGDNNELEKKYLESILPKSSKIIFNQSPEKKLNYVRKIQKNGEKVMMIGDGINDSSALNQSEVGVSISETPSSFFPNCDAFIQSNYLNKIFLFLKISRISIKLIIVNFMISLFYNGIGIIFAITGYLTPFIAAILMPLSSLSVIIFSLLSTWMVSRRFLS, translated from the coding sequence ATGAAACGAAATGAAAATTTTAAATTTCTTGATGATGAAAAAATTGCAGAAAAAATAATTGATTTTAAAGATAAAAATATCACTTCTGTTCGTTTTTTTATTCCATCTATTCATTGCAGTTCATGTATTATGATTTTAGAAAATTTATCTAATATTCATAAAAATATAATTGAATCTACCGTTGATTTTCCAAGTAAAATAGTGAGAATAATATTCAATCATTCGGTATTAAAATTAAGTTATTTAGCAATTATTCTTGAAAAAATAGGTTATAAACCTTCTATTAATTTCGAATTTCTAGAAAACAAAAATAAGAAAAAAATATTTGATAGAAAATTGATAGGAAAATTAGCTATTTCTTTTTTTTGTTTTGGAAATATTATGCTTTTAGCTATTCCAGAATACGTAGGATCTCATGAAGATATATGGTTTTTAGAAAATCGTAATTTTTTCCGTTATTTAATGTTAATTCTTTCATTACCTATTGTATTATTTTCTTTCACAGATCATATAAAATATGCTATTTTAGGATTAAAAAAACATATTTTTAATATGGATATTCCTATTTCTATTGGAATATTAGTTCTTTTTTCATGGAGTTGTTATGAAGTATTTTTTGATTTAGGATCTGGATATTTTGATAGTCTATCTGGATTTTCATTTTTTTTACTTATCAGTAAAATATTTCAAATTCATACTCATAATAAAATATTTTCTTTTGAAAAAAGTTATAAATTCTTTTATCCTATTTCAATATCAAAAATTAAAAAAAATAATAAAGAAGAAAATATTTTACTTTTTTCCTTAAAAAAAGGAGATCATATTATAATTAGAAATGAAGAAATTATTCCTGTAGATTCTATATTAATAAAAGGATCCGCATTATTAGATAATAGTTTTATTACAGGAGAATCTTATTTAATAAGTAAAAAAATAGGAGAACGAATTTATGCTGGATCCAAACAAAAGGGGGAAGCTATCTATTTAAAAGTAATCAAAGATGTAGATCAAAGCTATCTAAGTTTATTATGGAATAATAAAAAATTCCGTAAAAACAAAAAATTTTTTCATTTAAATTCAATAACCAATAAATTTAGTCAATATTTTACTCCTATTGTTTTAATCATTTCTATAATAACTGGAATATATTGGTATTTTATTAATGTATCAAAAATTTTTCAAACTGTTTTTTCCGTATTAATTATTACTTGTCCTTGTGCAGTAGTTCTTTCAACTCCATTTATACTTGGAAATTTCATACGAATATTTTCTAAAAAAGGATTTTATATAAAAGATATTTCGACTATGGAACGAATTGCTAATATAAGTACTTTAATTTTTGATAAAACAGGAACTATTACAGATCAAAATAAAGACAAAATTTTTTTTATTGGTCCATATCTTAAATTTAAAGAAAAAAAAATTATTTCCTCTTTATTAAGAAATTCAATTCATCCCTTAAGTAAAAAAATTTTTTCAGAATTGTCTATACATCAATTCTATCCTATAAAAAAATTTCGGGAAATAATAGGTTATGGTATGGAAGGAATTATAAATAAGGTTCCAGTCAAAATTGGATCTTCCAAATATATAGGTGTGACAATAAATAATTCTCAAGGTACTTCAGTAGCTATTTCTATAAATAAAAAATTCATAGGTTATTTTTTATTTAGAAATTATTACAGAAAAGGAATAAAAAAAATATTCCAAAATCTAAAAAAAAAATATAAAATCATTATTCTTTCCGGTGATAATAATGAATTAGAAAAAAAATATTTAGAATCGATTTTACCAAAATCTAGTAAAATTATTTTTAATCAAAGTCCAGAAAAAAAATTAAATTATGTAAGAAAAATACAAAAAAATGGAGAAAAAGTAATGATGATTGGAGATGGAATTAATGATTCTTCTGCATTAAATCAAAGTGAAGTTGGCGTTTCTATATCAGAAACTCCAAGTAGTTTTTTCCCTAATTGTGATGCTTTTATTCAATCCAATTATTTGAATAAAATTTTTTTATTTTTAAAAATATCCAGGATATCAATCAAATTGATTATTGTAAATTTTATGATTAGTTTATTTTACAATGGTATAGGAATTATATTTGCAATAACCGGTTATTTAACTCCTTTTATCGCAGCTATTTTAATGCCTTTAAGTTCTTTATCCGTAATTATTTTTTCTTTATTATCTACTTGGATGGTTTCACGAAGATTTTTATCTTAG
- the gcvH gene encoding glycine cleavage system protein GcvH, translating to MNLNNLKYSKNHEWIGSYVFNDNNNENIYAVGITHFAQKELGDIVYLDIEETIIGTKIKEGNIFGTIEAVKTVSDLFMPVSGEILEFNKILLSNPEYLNKDSYNKGWILKIKILNKKEYDNLMSFKEYKKYIGEK from the coding sequence ATGAACCTTAATAATTTAAAATATAGTAAAAATCATGAATGGATAGGATCATATGTTTTTAATGATAATAATAATGAAAATATATATGCAGTAGGAATTACTCATTTTGCTCAAAAGGAGTTAGGAGATATTGTTTATTTAGATATAGAGGAAACTATTATAGGAACAAAAATAAAAGAAGGAAATATCTTTGGAACAATAGAAGCAGTTAAAACTGTTTCCGATTTATTTATGCCAGTTTCAGGAGAAATACTAGAATTTAATAAAATTTTACTATCTAATCCAGAATATTTAAATAAAGATTCTTATAATAAAGGTTGGATACTTAAAATAAAAATATTGAATAAAAAAGAATATGATAACCTAATGTCATTTAAAGAATATAAAAAATATATAGGAGAAAAATAA